Within the bacterium genome, the region CACCAGCGAGAGCGACGCGACGACGTCGCCGAACCAGGGAATCTTGCCGACGAGGCCGACGAGCAAACCGCCGCCGAAGAGTATCGCCAACGAAACGAGGAGCGCCCCCGGCGTGAAGATGACGGCGCGCCAGTGACGGCGCACGTACTGGCCCGCCTCCCGCCGCGAGTAGAAATCGTTGCCCCGCAGCTGCTCGATGGTTATCTTCGCCACCGCCGTCATGCCGAGGAAGGCGGCGACGAAAAAGGCCAACGCGCCCAGCGCCCACAAGACTACGCCGCCGGCGTTCAAGGGGACGGCCCCGAACGTGAGCGCCAACGGCGGGAAGAGGTAGTACGAGCTCCAGATGCGGTAGACGTCCGCGCCCGATACCGCGAACGCCAGGTATACGAAGACGTTGTATAAGACGAGGCCCAGCGCCAACGCCCGGAATTGCGTCCACACCTTCTTGGCGCTCAGCGCGAGCCGGGGGGCGCGGAAGATATCTATGAAATTAAACCTGAACCCGAGCATCTTCCCTCCTTGCCGCGGCCCGACGTCGTCGGGCGCCCCTAGGCTTTGGGTATCTTCGCGTAGTCTTCGAGGAACTTCTTCATACCGGCGTCGGTGAGCGGATGCTTCACCAACTTATCGATGACCGCTGGCGGGACCGTCACGACGTCGGCGCCGATACGCGCGGCCTCGACTACGTGCAGCGGATGGCGGACGCTGGCGACGACGACCTCGGTGTCGTAGTCGTAGTTCTCGTAGATCGTGACGATATCCTCGATGAGGTCCATACCGGTATGGCTTATGTCGTCGAGCCGCCCGATGAAAGGACTACAATATCCGGCGCCCGCTTTGGCCACCAGGATGGCCTGCGCCGGTGAGAAGACGAGCGTCACGTTCGTGATGATGCCCTCGTCGGCCAGCCTACGCACCGCCTTCAACCCCTCCTCGAAGCAGGGGATCTTGGTAACGAAGTTGGGGGCGCGTTTGTGGAAGGCGCGCGCCTCCTCGACGATGCCGTCGGCGTCCTGGCTCACGGCCTCGACGTTTATGGGGCCCGAGCAAATCTTAACGATCTCGTCGTAGAGCTTGTCGGCCGGCATCTTCTCGCGCGACACGAGCGTGGGGTTGGTGGTGACGCCGTCCAGCAAGCCCAAATCCGCAACCCGCTTTATGGCGTCCAAATTTGCGGTGTCAATAAAGAGTTTCATCCTCTCGAAACCTCCGCGTATAGGAACGAGCCCTTGGTTTATCTCGCGCGTTTACTTGCCTTCGAAGCGGCCCGGCGAATCCCAGAACGTGGTCTCGCCCGTGTCGCCAATATCCTCCTCGTCGATCGCCAGCCGATTCATATCGAACTCGGCGAAGGAGGCGATGTGACGGCCGAAGCCCGGCTCGGTAGAAGCGAAGATGCTAAACTCCCCGTCGCCCACTTCGTCGACGAAGACGAAGAGTATCCGTCGGCCGGTCGGCCCGGCGTTGTAGTACTTCCACGCGTAATACGGCTTCGTGGACCACGTAGACCTCTCGATGCCGGCGAGAGAAGCGGTCCCGCCGGCGTGGTCCTCGATCTCGTCGGGGGGCCCGAAGATGACGTAGACCTTGCCGCGGTCGGCGCGCAGGCCTTCGCGGATAGGCGACGTAAAGTGGTCGTGGACGTACGTCACGCGCCGCCAGAACTCGTCCTCGTACTCGTTCTCGGGGGTATTCGGGTCCGGGTCGCGCCGCACCCAGAACTTTTCCAGCATCATGCTTTTACCGCGGGGAGAGAGGACGTCGAAAAGGGTAAGCTCCTCATCGGTGGCGATGAGGGACAGCGCCAGGCGGGTATCCTTCTCCGTGGGCTGCGGGAGGTCACGCACCTCGTCCGGGAAAAGGACGCCGAACTGCTCGGCCCCGCTCATCCCCTTTATCAGGTCCTCCGTCAGCTGGCGCAAGTCGCGGCTTTGAGCGTCGGCCGACCCCTTCAAGGTTTTCTTCTCGACGTCGTTCACCCAAATTTGGAGCGTGTACAGCTCGCCGTCGTACGTCACCCGGCCCGTGACGACTTCGTCGACTTTCAACGCCTTACCCAACCGCACGATATCGTTCATCGCCGTAAGGTCGAGGCCGGCGCCCCGCGCCGCGCTGACGGCGTTATTCAAACGCCGATACTTCTCCAATTCGTAATCCTCTACGCCCAGGTACATGAGGCGGACGTTGTCGGCTATGTCGACGCCGCTTTCGGCGCTCGCCTGGCCGTAGGCGTCGAAGTCCAGCACGGCGACCTTACGCGCGGCGGCCGCGCTCCCGGCAAGGGCCGCGAGCAAGGCCAGGATACTTATATTTTTTAGTATCTTCATATTGGTTTCAACCTTCTTTCGCAACTATTTTCGCATACGAGTGAAAATTATAATACGCGGTTTGCTTAAAAGCAATTAAAAACCTTAACGCCGCCGCACCCAAAATAAAAGCCGCCCGAGAGGGCGGTTTTTTATTTGTGTAGTAGGGGCGACTGGCCAGTCGCCCCTACCGGAACAGCGCCTTAATCCTACCCACCGACGACGGTACGACCATTGGAAGCGATTCCCGGAAATATTGGATGCGGTGGTTACGATAGTCGGCGACGTATACGCGGGCGCCGTTCGCGGTGACGCGGACCGCAGTAGGCCGATTAAACTGGCCGTTGCCGGTACCAAGCGACCCCCATTTACCGAGGAACGAGCCGACGGGCGTAAAGTATTGAACGCGGTGGTTTCTCGCGTCGGCTACGTAAACGATACCGCCCGGGCCGTAGGTCACGCCCGACGGGTCGTCGAATTGGCCGTCGCCGCTACCTAGCGAACCCCACTTGCCAAGGAAAGAACCGCCGGGCGTGAAATATTGTACGCGATCGTTGTCGCTATCCGCTACGTAAACGTTACCGTTTAGCGCGAAGGCGATTTTAAGGGGAAACATGAACTGGCCGTCGCCCCGCCCCCACGAGCCCCATTTACCGAGAAAAGAG harbors:
- the fsa gene encoding fructose-6-phosphate aldolase; this translates as MKLFIDTANLDAIKRVADLGLLDGVTTNPTLVSREKMPADKLYDEIVKICSGPINVEAVSQDADGIVEEARAFHKRAPNFVTKIPCFEEGLKAVRRLADEGIITNVTLVFSPAQAILVAKAGAGYCSPFIGRLDDISHTGMDLIEDIVTIYENYDYDTEVVVASVRHPLHVVEAARIGADVVTVPPAVIDKLVKHPLTDAGMKKFLEDYAKIPKA
- a CDS encoding GWxTD domain-containing protein; amino-acid sequence: MKILKNISILALLAALAGSAAAARKVAVLDFDAYGQASAESGVDIADNVRLMYLGVEDYELEKYRRLNNAVSAARGAGLDLTAMNDIVRLGKALKVDEVVTGRVTYDGELYTLQIWVNDVEKKTLKGSADAQSRDLRQLTEDLIKGMSGAEQFGVLFPDEVRDLPQPTEKDTRLALSLIATDEELTLFDVLSPRGKSMMLEKFWVRRDPDPNTPENEYEDEFWRRVTYVHDHFTSPIREGLRADRGKVYVIFGPPDEIEDHAGGTASLAGIERSTWSTKPYYAWKYYNAGPTGRRILFVFVDEVGDGEFSIFASTEPGFGRHIASFAEFDMNRLAIDEEDIGDTGETTFWDSPGRFEGK